The window CCTGTTCAATATGCAAAACGTGTGGTCGGGCGAAAAATTTACGGCGGACACAGCACGCATATTCCGATGCGGGTGAACACCGCTGGCGTGATGCCGATTATTTTTGCGCAATCGATTATGTTTATTCCCAGTACGTTTGGAACCTTTTTCCCAAACAATGAGTTTGTCTCTTCACTGGTTGCCATGTTTGACATTCAATCGTGGCTTTATTGGTTCATTTACGGAATAATGATTGTGTTTTTCACCTATTTTTACACGGCTATCACGTTTAATCCGGTCGATGTTGCGGAAAATATGCAGAAATACGGCGGTTTTATTCCCGGTATTCGTCCGGGCAAAAAGACATCCGAGTACCTGGACTATATCCTGACGCGAATTACATTGCCCGGCTCTATTTTCCTGGCAATTATCGCAATATTCCCGTATTTCATTATGAAATATACAAATGTGAGCTACAATTTTGCTTCTTTCTACGGGGGCACGGGATTGCTGATTGTTGTGGGTGTAGCGCTGGATACGCTTCAACAAGTGGAATCGCATCTGCTGATGCGCCATTACGACGGCTTTATGAAAACCGGTCGTCTTCGCGGCAGAAGAAGAGCCTAACGGAAGGAACAGTCCATGCGTTTAATTATGTTGGGTGCTCCCGGCGTTGGCAAGGGAACGCAAGCGCAGAAACTGCAGGATCATTTTGGAATTGTACAGATTTCTACAGGGGATATTCTCAGAGCCGCCGTTCGTGAAGGAACGGATTTAGGAAAAACAGCAAAAAGGTATATGGATCGCGGGGAATTGGTTCCCGACGATGTGATCATTGGCATTATTCGCGAAAGGCTATCGCAGCCCGATTCAAAAAAAGGATTTATTCTGGACGGATTTCCGCGTACGATTCCTCAGGCAGAAGCGCTGGATGCGCTGTTGACCGATATGAATCTTGATCTGGATGCGGTATTGGAAATCTATGTAGACCCGGAAAAAATTGTTCAACGACTGACCAATCGACGGGTGTGCAGCCGATGCGGGGCCGTTTTCAATCTTCTGACCGATCCGCCTCCGGAAGACGGAAAATGTCCGAAATGCGGCGGGACAATTATTCAGCGGGATGATGATAAGGAAGAAACGGTTCGAAACCGGTTGGAAGTTTATGAAAAGCAGACTGCACCGCTGAAGAAATTTTATAAAGAAAAAGGGCTTTTAAAGACGATTGATGGCGACGATTCGATTGAAAATGTGTACCAGAAGATACTGGTTGCACTGGGCTTGGAAAAGGGAAAATGATCATTATTAAGACGCCATCAGAGATTGATCTGATTCGTCAATCCTGCAGGATTTTGGTTGATACATTCAAGGAGATTGAGGGGCATTTAAAGCCGGGTATTTCAACGGCGGAAATCGACAGAATTGCGGAGAAATATATTCATTCCCGGGGAGGGGTACCTTCTTTCAAGGGATTTCACGGATTTCCGGGAACAGCCTGCATTTCGATCGATGAGCAGGTTGTTCATGGCATTCCGGGTAAGCGCCGCCTGGAAGAAGGGCAGATTGTAGGGGTAGATATGGGGGTGATTTACAAAGGCTTTTATTCGGATGCCGCTCGTACCTATCCCGTTGGAAAGGTTTCTGATCTGAAGAGAAAACTAATGGATGTGACAAAAGAGGCGCTTTGGAAAGGGATTGAGCAGGCACGGGTTGGGAACCGTGTAAGCGATATTTCCCACGCAGTTCAGACGTACGTAGAGAAACACGGGTTTTCGGTTGTGCGGGATCTGGTGGGACACGGTGTGGGAAAGGACGTATGGGAACAGCCGCAAATTCCAAATTACGGCCCTCCGGGGAAAGGCCCGCGGCTGCGTGAAGGAATGGTTGTGGCTATTGAACCCATGGTAAATGCGGGGACATACGAGGTGTACACCGAATCGGATGGATGGACTGTGGTAACGGCTGATGGTGAGCCATCCGCGCATTTTGAACACACCATCGCTTTGTTTAAGGATCATACAGAAGTTCTAACAGAAGGCATTTAAAAAAACAGGACACTTATGGCTAAGGAAGAACCCATTCGCGTAGACGGAACGATCACAGAAACGTTACCCAATGCCACATTTCGGGTAGAATTGGAAAACGGACACAAAATTTTGGCTCACATTTCCGGGAAAATGCGTATGCATTTTATCAAGATTTTACCCGGCGACAAGGTGACCGTTGAACTGTCCCCGTATGATTTAACACGGGGCAGGATTATCTATCGCTATAAATAGGCTTTGCTTATAAAAATTTTTAAATTTTTTGTTGATTCTTGGAGGATAGAATGAAAGTAAGATCATCTGTAAAAAAAATGTGCGATAAATGTAAAATAGTAAAGAGAAAGGGTGTTGTACGTGTAATTTGTACAAACCCCCGACACAAACAACGCCAGGGTTAATTGCTTAATCGAAGGAGGTTAATTTGGCTCGTATTGCAGGTATCGATTTGCCTAAAAATAAACGCTTGGAAGTTGCCCTTACGTACATCTACGGGATCGGCCCATCGACCTCGCGCAAAATTCTGGTGGCAACTGGGATTAGTCCGGATAAACGCGTTCATGAAATGACGGAAGAAGAAACTGCCAAAATTCGATCCTACATTGAATCGAATTTTAAGGTAGAAGGGGCCCTGCGTGCACAAATCAATATGGACATCAAACGGCTCATGGATATTGGCTGTTATCGCGGGTTGCGGCACCGCATGGGACTCCCGGTCCGCGGACAGAGAACGCATACAAACGCGCGAACACGCAAAGGGCATAAGCCAAGTATCGGCGGAAAAAAGAAATAATAATCCATTTTATTGAAAAAAAGTTAATCGTTGTACGGAGGTTATTTTGGCGAAAGTTAGACGGACCACAAAACGCAAAAAAAAGGGCCCGGTAGAGGCAAATGGAGTGGCTCATATTCGGGCGACATTCAATAACACCATTGTTTCTCTGACCGATCAGTACGGAAATGTCATTTCCTGGGCTTCTGCCGGAAAGGTGGGCTTTAAAGGCTCACGAAAAAGTACCCCATTTGCAGCTCAGCTTGCGGCAGAGAATGCGGCTAAAGAAGCGATGGATTTGGGATTGAAGAGAGTGGAGGTTTTGGTAAAGGGCCCCGGATCCGGCCGTGAAGCAGCCATTCGTTCGCTGCAGGCAGCGGGACTTGAAATTAAGGCGATCAGGGACGTTACACCCATCCCTCATAATGGGTGCCGTCCACCAAAACGAAGAAGAGTGTAATACAAGGTTTTTGGAGGCTACTACATGGCAAGATATACAGGACCGGTTTGTAAATTGTGTCGGCGAGAGGGTGAAAAGCTCTTTTTAAAGGGAACAAAATGCTTT is drawn from Calditrichota bacterium and contains these coding sequences:
- a CDS encoding preprotein translocase subunit SecY, coding for PVQYAKRVVGRKIYGGHSTHIPMRVNTAGVMPIIFAQSIMFIPSTFGTFFPNNEFVSSLVAMFDIQSWLYWFIYGIMIVFFTYFYTAITFNPVDVAENMQKYGGFIPGIRPGKKTSEYLDYILTRITLPGSIFLAIIAIFPYFIMKYTNVSYNFASFYGGTGLLIVVGVALDTLQQVESHLLMRHYDGFMKTGRLRGRRRA
- a CDS encoding adenylate kinase; protein product: MRLIMLGAPGVGKGTQAQKLQDHFGIVQISTGDILRAAVREGTDLGKTAKRYMDRGELVPDDVIIGIIRERLSQPDSKKGFILDGFPRTIPQAEALDALLTDMNLDLDAVLEIYVDPEKIVQRLTNRRVCSRCGAVFNLLTDPPPEDGKCPKCGGTIIQRDDDKEETVRNRLEVYEKQTAPLKKFYKEKGLLKTIDGDDSIENVYQKILVALGLEKGK
- the map gene encoding type I methionyl aminopeptidase yields the protein MIIIKTPSEIDLIRQSCRILVDTFKEIEGHLKPGISTAEIDRIAEKYIHSRGGVPSFKGFHGFPGTACISIDEQVVHGIPGKRRLEEGQIVGVDMGVIYKGFYSDAARTYPVGKVSDLKRKLMDVTKEALWKGIEQARVGNRVSDISHAVQTYVEKHGFSVVRDLVGHGVGKDVWEQPQIPNYGPPGKGPRLREGMVVAIEPMVNAGTYEVYTESDGWTVVTADGEPSAHFEHTIALFKDHTEVLTEGI
- the infA gene encoding translation initiation factor IF-1 — its product is MAKEEPIRVDGTITETLPNATFRVELENGHKILAHISGKMRMHFIKILPGDKVTVELSPYDLTRGRIIYRYK
- the rpmJ gene encoding 50S ribosomal protein L36; this translates as MKVRSSVKKMCDKCKIVKRKGVVRVICTNPRHKQRQG
- the rpsM gene encoding 30S ribosomal protein S13, whose amino-acid sequence is MARIAGIDLPKNKRLEVALTYIYGIGPSTSRKILVATGISPDKRVHEMTEEETAKIRSYIESNFKVEGALRAQINMDIKRLMDIGCYRGLRHRMGLPVRGQRTHTNARTRKGHKPSIGGKKK
- the rpsK gene encoding 30S ribosomal protein S11 codes for the protein MAKVRRTTKRKKKGPVEANGVAHIRATFNNTIVSLTDQYGNVISWASAGKVGFKGSRKSTPFAAQLAAENAAKEAMDLGLKRVEVLVKGPGSGREAAIRSLQAAGLEIKAIRDVTPIPHNGCRPPKRRRV